Proteins from a genomic interval of Plasmodium malariae genome assembly, contig: PmUG01_00_18, whole genome shotgun sequence:
- the PmUG01_00038000 gene encoding fam-l protein encodes MKKSIMIFSFIKIVVLIFLTWIPHLSNHVITSNKYLGKKYTLAIKLDDRIYRLLAKYKKDKDSKVVMLRDDISNNGMDKKKDISNTEKECTEKKKELYRGSLNNYDGHKQDMNNKYSKFVTKKYSHLEKKIFKELDFVDFLKRNKNISDKTYKKIMRKKFSLRLGSPLLSFLLLSTLLLVDISLCFSSGKKGFWELSGLKTTLKTWETKLEPYFKWLLTGADASKEVLGQLFNIVLYVIPFLILGVTLISYVFYYHKKAKKYEKIKFSKK; translated from the exons atgaaaaaaagcattatgattttctcatttattaaaattgttgtACTTATCTTCTTAACGTGGATACCGCATCTAAGTAATCATGTG ATTACGTCTAACAAATACCTAGGCAAAAAGTACACGCTTGCTATAAAATTAGACGACAGAATATATCGAttactagcaaaatataaaaaggataagGATTCAAAAGTTGTAATGTTAAGAGAtgatatatcaaataatggaatggacaaaaaaaaggatatatctAATACTGAAAAGGAGTgcacagaaaaaaaaaaagaattatatagaggttcattaaataattatgatggACACAAACAAGATATGaacaataaatattctaaatttgtgacaaaaaaatacagtcatcttgaaaaaaaaatattcaaagaactgGATTTTGtagattttcttaaaagGAACAAGAATATTAGTGATAAgacttacaaaaaaataatgcgtAAAAAATTCTCATTACGATTAGGATCACCCTTATTATCGTTTTTGTTGTTATCAACTCTACTCCTAGTAGATATATCTCTGTGTTTTTCATCtggaaaaaaaggattttGGGAATTATCAGGATTGAAGACGACTTTAAAAACCTGGGAGACAAAGTTGGAGCCATATTTTAAATGGTTATTGACTGGTGCAGATGCATCTAAAGAAGTATTAGgacaattatttaatattgtattatatgttataccttttttaatattaggtGTTACACTTATATCGTACGttttttattaccataaaaaagctaaaaaatatgaaaaaattaagttcagtaaaaagtga